GTGGAGGCTCTGGCTCGCCAGGGCTCGTTCAGGGCCTTCTCTGCGCTCAGTCAGAAGACCTCTCCCTTCAAACGGCAGATGTCGCTGCGCATGAACGAGCTGCCCTCCACCATGCAGCGCAAGTCTGACTTCCCCATCAGAAACACCGGTGAGGCTCTGCAGTCTGGCATTACCTGCCCTCTTGAAATCTCCAATCTCCAATCAGGGCTGGGTTTTTATTTAGTTCAGTTAGATTCACAAGCTTGCATTTCAATTTAATCTGTTTGTTTCGACACCTTCTGATGTTTCCTCGTGTTAAATTTGTTTCTTAACttgtagtaaagaggaagagatgatccgTTTATTTGCAACTTGAACTGAGGTACTACAGGGATCATGTCACATTAAAGAGCATCAAAACCACATTTATTTGAGTTTCATCATAGAACTGACAGAATTTAATCGAGACTTGTTTCAAGTCAAGACTTGTTTCGTATCAAAAGTAGTGAAGTACAGTGCTTATTGTGATTATTGAATGGTAAGTTTGCTACAAATAATGCTTTGGTGAAGTTTTGTTCATGCATCAGCTTATAACAGAACAGACtaaggggccgtttacacctggccacttcatgcgttttctcagatcggatagctatccgatcgtgaaaagaccaggtgtaaatgccctccgaaacgcatttgagacggatttgaatccgatcgctcaaaccacttcaggaggtgaTCTGGGCCGCATTTTGatcgcaaatcaaagtgaaagtaagtcgcgaacgcttaacacacaatcatcatcattaatagtagagaaacgaaatgatcttaccagtgctgttgccgctctctcttattacagtctttgattttgaaattttagctgatgatcaataaaatgcagctcatatctgttgctttcggtgacgtgcgctccattaaatctgcatatagcgcgggaattgaagatcggatttaaatccgtttcgcaaaaacacattcatgtgaccaggtgtaaatggaaccgttttgataaatcagatagctatccgatctgagaaaacgcatgaagtggccaggtgtaaacagcccctaaAAGATTGGTTCTTGGGATTTAAGAACTAATATCAGTTAATCAAAACAAGAATTGATTAAAATCAGCCCTACTTTACTAGATGTCCTCCACTCTTTCCCCTTCTGTTATCGTACCCAACACTTGACGATGTTGTTTTGTTGCCTTCAGAGCAGCAGTGTTTCCTGCAGCAGGTGTGAGTAGTGAATTTtgtcctgtgtgtttgtgttttttagtGCCGGAGGTGGAGGGTGAGGGCGACAGCATCAGCTCTCTGTGCACTCAGATCACATCCACCTTCAGTGGGCCTCCAGAGGACCCGTTCTCCTCCGCACCGATGCCCAAACCCACCTCCTCACCGCAATCACCCTCAGCTCCAGGTCAGCTACACCCTCACACTCCCCGTAGTTTACACAGGAGTAGATGGATGTTTTATGGCTTGCACCAATACCTATTGTTACTAGTTAGCTGGTCAGTGTTTACATTATGTAAAAGAGTCAACACACACTGTGCAGTTTCTGTATCCGAatgaatttaaactttttttgtcaaaaattATCAGAACTTGATATATAATGACATTCAAATGGTTGATTTATTTCAaaagtttgaatgtttttgaaagaactcaCTTCTGCTCAGCTAGGCTGCATCTATTTAATCCAAAACATagcaaaacattaaaattgtgaaatatttctacAATTGAAAAATTACTATATAAacaatttgtaaaatgtaatttatttctgtgatgcacagctgtattttcagcatcattcctccagtcttcagtgtcacatgatcttcagaaatcagaataatatgctgatttactgctcaagaaacatttctgattattatcagtgttgaaaacagttgtgctgctttaattgtgctgtttaattttgtggaaaccgtgatatatacagtatacaaataAACTCATCGACAACTAGCTAGTAAATTTGTCAGCCATCTATATTACTAACGCAAAGCTTCTGACAACAGAGGAATTTTCCTCCTGCTGTCACCATACTTTGAACAAGCGCAACTAAAACCATGCGATTCAAGCCTAGTCTCTATAGTCCCAAAATCTTGATTAGGGGCAGAACTAATCAAATCGTCTTCGCAGcccataatgtgtgtgtgtgtgtgtgtgtgcatttctatATGTTAGCACTCTGTCTGCTTGTGTCCGACTCTGTCTCTAATCTTCACGTCCTGTCTGCTTCTGTAGTTAATGGTGCAGTTCCTGGCTTCAACCCTCCTAGTGTCACTGTAATTGCTGCAGCTAACTCACCCGTGCTGCCGCCCCCGCTGCCTGTTCGAGAGACTAACCCCTGGGCCAAGACCCCAAACACAGCCCCCACCCCAGCACACATAGGTAAGAGCTGGGCTTCCTGCCACAGGAAGTGCTGACCGTGCAGAATAGTTGCTGAGGAGTTCATTTAGGTTATAATGTAAGGTTATACAACTGTGAGCAGCTGTTGCATAATTCATAAAACTGCTTTTGAATGACTTCACAAGTTAAGCATGCAACTTATTTGGTTTATTTTAGATGCTAATTGTAGTTTGCAAATGAGCAGTCAGTCATGGTCACAGTCTATTTATGATGACGTGTTTGgaaatgtatgtttaaataaaagtatatggttaaaaagtgttttatttagtATTCACCGTCCTGTTGGAATTATTGTCTAAAAATCAAAGGAATAAGAAGAGTTATATAAAGAGAGGGTTATATATATTGCAGTAAACTGTGAAAGAGGACTCACTCACACTCTGTCTAGCAGGAGGCTTTTTGTGTCCTGGAGAACCAccagcaattttttttatgtctctcTTATCCGACTCACCCATTAGAGGTCTTGAGGTCTTGTGAGTTGATAATCTGATGAGTTGAAGTGCTGGGGGTAATCCAGGACTAGGATTGGGAACCAGTGAGATAGATGGACCTCGTTGACCATTGGCCACTTAAAAATGCATGTATGGATTATCCTTTGGCGATAGCAAATTAACTGTTGTTGCATTGAATAAGGCTCTTCTGGGGACTCGATTCTCTGGAGTGGAATCGACTCCCAAAATTTGGAATAAGCACTCGATTCTGAATGTCTCAGAACTGGAAGCTTGATTCCTTTTGGAGTCCCAGCCCTAGAGAGAGAGCCTCCAAACCAGGGGGGTCCAGtactgctcctggagggccactgtcctgcagagatcAGTTCAACTGAaattatggcgcttttccactacgtGGTACATCTCGACTCGGCACGGCTCAGTATGGCACGGCTCGGTGTGCATTTCCACTGAAGTTTAGTATCGCTTTATAGTGGATGGGATTATTCACATATCGTTATAGTTGCGACGCGACTCCTGAAAAATTGTTTAAATTCTGCGTCGCCCCATCAAGCAATCGCTGGATCCACTCCTTTGGTATCAATGAGAGGAACATCTGTACTTTCTCAACAGACAATGAAACAGAcactttttggttgttaaaaaaaggtgCGCTCGTTCAAAAAAAGCTTCATAAGACACACCTGAACTGGCTGATCAAGGTCTTACTTGGCATGTGTTTTGAggccaaactctgcaggacagtggccctccaggaccgagtgtGGACACCCCGGCTCTAAATTGTTAATGGTTTACCAGAATAAATGGCATGCTTACTAAAAACTGTTCTTGTTCTGTCCTGTAGGGAGCGAGTGGGCAAAACCTGCACCCACCGCGGGAGCCTCACCTGTCGTCAGCGCAGCTTTTCCTACACCCCCCTCCTCTCACAAACGTACACCATCAGAAGCCGACCGCTGGCTGGAGGAGGTGACCAAGTCTGTGCGAGCCCAACAGCCCGCCGTCATTGCAAGAACCAACACGCCTCCCGCTCAGCAGCCCTTCCCAGCTCCCGTGCCTGTCCCTACGGCACCGGGCCCTTCTGCACCCTTCATGCCAGGCATCCCTCCATCTGCGGTCCCTACTGTACCCCCACGCCAGCCAGCATTCCACACTCAGGCGCCAGCGTCCTTCCCAGTGTCCAACGGGATCCCGTTTGTGCAACCAGCCTTTCCGGTGGTTGGCATTACACCTTCGCAGATGGTGGCCAACGTGTTCGGTTCTGCCACGCAGACTCAGCCCATCGCGGTACCTGTTCAGGTGCCTCAGGCACTGCTCCAGTCTTCACCTTTCTCCACTCCACCAACAGGCCAGTTTGACACCCAGGCTGTGTGCAGCCCCTTCGGCAAACCGCTCCTACCTCCGGTGACAAACGCCACAGTCCTGCAGCCACCGAAAGTCAATGCCACATTTAATGGGGCTAACAGCTGGGCAGCAGTGTCATCACCTGGGCAGTCTGTGGCAGTGCAGCAACAGGCTGATGCCTTCGAGGCCCAGTGGGCCGCACTGGAGAGCCGCTCACAACAACGCACCGCTCCTTCACCCACAAACCCCTTCTCCACCGAGCTCCACAAGACATTTGAGATCCAACTCTAAGGACAGAAAGCCACATTGAAGGACAATGCGATGGACGACTTTAGCCCGCAAACCACTTCAGATCCATGTCTACGTCGTCGATTTTTTTGTCTGTACATCCGTGTCTGGTTTTTGCTTGTGACATGAACAGATGGAGACAAGGGGGTTAATGAAGGTGCCCCCAGAAACGCAGCGAGTACAACTTCCGGCGTTTATGGCGCAATTATGTCCAAGACAAATTAGAGTGACAAGATGATGGTAAAAGAAACTTTAGATGCTCTAACGTTGACCCCGTAATGTTCAGTGCTCCCTCTACCCGGACTAACTCATCTCACAGCGCCCCCTAGCAGGCTGGATGACTGCTCCCTACCTGAAGGACGAGGCACTTCACAGACCTTCCGGGTTCACGAGGTTCTTGTAGAACTTCGTAATCAGAAGAGGAAGAAGCATGAGAATgccaaaatctttatttttatgcattaagtatattttaaatagcttTGAAATTTAACTGAAGAGCTGTAAATAATCTTTCCAAAGGTGCAGGCTTATTTTGTGTGCAAACAGGAacagagcatatatatatatatataggcatgaAGGGATGGTTTTCATTTCTCGTCTCTATTCAGTTTAAATCTTCTGGCCACCATGCATAGTTTGGATGCTCATACTTTGTAAATAGACAATCCATTTGTAACCAGGCCGGGTTTGAGGGTCTTTAAATCACACAGGTCCCAGACAATGTTATCAATCATGCTGTCAatttaaccctttttttttttaaacactataGTATGAGTACTTTGATTTTTATCgcatatcattatcattattttattttttttttatgaattttaacaCTATTGACAATGTCATTGGTCAAGCCACTTTTAtcttattcctttaaaaaaagatattcatTTTAGCACAAGCACTGTTCTAATCGATCATTTGGCCACTTATGGTTCATGGCATTAGTGAGCTATGATTTTCACTTTCTTGAAATTacctgtggatttttattttcatgcttTTCTCGCAATCCCATCAACCCTTTTGTTTTATCAGAGGTAAAGATAATTTGTCCTGTTTTTAGGTTTTGATTCCATTTTGTAAGTATTGCATTGTATTATTCTAATTCTTTACGGAAAATTCTAAAAGATTGAATAAAACGTTGGTGGTAGAGGAAAGCGGTTCTGTGTTCTGTGATTCATGATTTTGTGTAGCTAATGTCTGTGATTGTTTTGCAACTGAGGattctaaataaatatagtaaGATGTTTGACCCATGAACCGCAAAAATCTGCTCAAGGATCTCACAGTGAGCTCGAGGAAGTCAAAAGAGATGCTGCCGCCTCTGAAACGATTCCCAGGCGTCACATTTGGACAGCGTCACCTTAAAAAATTGCAGTGTACAGGGAAGGCAAGTCCATATCAAGTGCACATCATTTAGGACATGGACTGTTAGCCACATCCCTCCAAATATTAATATGCCTGCATATGAAATGGATAAATGGAGGAACTTGTCTTAATTATCTATAATTGTTTCCGGTATGATGAGTCAgaataatgattattttattttctcttgtgtaTCACTGTGTATTTTCAGTTAAGTGACTAATATgctttttccattttaaatttattttaaagaggtTGCTGGGATGAATATTTAGTTTCACAGCAGGTGGAATCGGGATTATTATcgttaacttaaactaaaaccactattaaatttattataaattaaaataaaattttaaaaacatttttagtttgtagaattttcttatttctttcgattgtttattttaacttttgtGCACTGAAGTAATTAAGAccgaaataaaaatcaatattaattatatatagtcattaaaaaaatatgtatgttgaAAATAAGGTAAAAAGATGGCAATATAAAAATAGAAtctaaatcaaattattaatgaAATCTTTGATGATATAAATACTTTGTGAGTCCTAGCAGTCCGTCAGAATGAGTGCTACATCTCTgacatgaacacacaaacactgctGTTAAAGTGATTGGTTCGTGTaattagatgttgatttatttctAAACACATCAAGACAGATCTTCAGTCATAGTTATATTTAAATTAAGCTTACTGTTGGTTTACACGAAGAAAAGTAAAGTGACAGATTCAGAGTTCACGCTTTTTCATTAGTAAGGTTAAATCATGCTGGActgaaataatgtttaatttcatTCTTTGGCCCATATTCAGACACTTTTTCATACCATTTTCAGCATCAAATGATATAAACGGGGCTTGAAGCTAAATTCAAGaatgttttttgttcttttttttttattatgatcatGATTTTAACACGAGCAAGAGTGCTGTTTTCTCTGAATGTCAGAacaattgcaaatgttttttggCTTGTGGTATTAAAACGGTGTACCGAGAAGTTAATATTGAGAGAGTTACATTTGAGATAAAATACTGTTTTTGCTAAATTTCAACTGTTAGTTCTAAACAATTAGGTTTTTGGTGTTTATTCACTGAATGAATCCAGCTGATTTCATTAGAACATCCTGTAGTGCCTTGATACTCTTATTGAATTTGATTAAATGTCAGAATTTGTCTTAATTTATTAAATCACATTTAATAAGGTTGGAAAATTACCCttataaaggagaaaaaaaaaatagccctATCATTTTAAGGGGACAGATATTTCCagcatccttcagaaatcattctacgaTGCCggtttgctgcttaagaaacgtgtgcgtgtgcgtgtgcgtgtgcgtgtgtgtgtgtgtgtgtgtgtgtgtgtgtggaaaccgtgatacacttCAAAATACGTTTGGAGaacatatttgatttaaaaaaaaatatatatatatatatatatatatatatatatatatatatatatatatatatatatatatattaatactttatttcagcaaggatgcattacattgattaaaaaaaagtgactgtaaagtcATTTATGatgttggttttatttattttttatttttctctaataaatgctgttcttttggactttctattGAAAGAATAGTAAaacaaatgtatcatggtttccatagAAAttagaagcagcacaactgttttcatttttataaatcatcatatcagaatgatttctgaagatcatgtgacactaaagactggagtaatgatgctgaagataCAGCTACACATCACTAAATTTAATAAACCCAGCACTGCTTAGTGCAATTATCAAATCATAAAGactgtagtttaaaaaaaagagtGAAGCACAATTCTGTGTTCATATACATGCATTTCATGATGATttccaaaattatttttaaatactaaatTCTTTACAGTGAAATACAACAATAGTAAAATTTCTCGTGAGATTTACAAATTTGCATTTTAAGTCGcagtcattatttttatataaaaaattgccaTTAGAATTGTTTTCCACAATCGTGCAGCCTATCTATAAATGATCAGGtcacatttatttctgtattactttatacaatacagattgtttcaaagtagctcacataaaaaaaagtgttaattttGTAAAATTCTATTGTGAAACTAATTCAGTTTCAGCTGCAATGCAGCTCTACAGAATCATAGTGTCATTATTCTGCTCGGTTTGGTTCAGTTTTGGTTGTTCTGTTTAATAGCAGTGTTAATGTTGTGTAAGTTAGGAAACAGGTTCAGTTGTGCTATAAGCAGCTCTACAGCAGTCAGCAGTGTCATTATTCAGTCCAGTAACAGTGTCAGGGTGCTAAGTTATGTCATTATCAGCTCATTCAGTTCTGAATTTGTTCAGATAATTAAGGCAGGTGTCTCTAAATGCCATAAATGCAAATCTCATTAATCAGTAAGACTTTAACCGGTTAAATGTCATGGGCCCACTTGCCATTACATGCTTTAAACGGTAATATCTTAGTCTGAACCTAAAGTAATCTTTACAAACTATAAATCATTGGAAAGCTTAAAGACTGTAGTTTTGATATTTGGTGACtgagttttgaaatattttacagagcaactgtaatttattaatatgcaAGAAGAGTACTCatatatgataggtaaaaatgtatagcctgaatgcactgtaggtcgctttggataaaagcgtctgctaaatgcatatatttaatttaattttattttattcatcagtGTCAGAGAGTGcattctgacctttactttgaAATAGTGATGCATAGATGAAATCATGAAAAATCAGTTAAAGTCTTTATTCATTTCTCAAACAAATGCTCACTGAAAGCTCATTTTTTTAAGAtgtcttcaaatttggaacataacttgcTCAGAATTTTGGTTTAGTTTTagagtaaaacatgttttgtaaaatatatattttatataaaatataaatattaaaatgattatatttcatattttcataaatttaaaCTTCCATAACTTTTGCATGGAATTGCATTATTTGCTATATAATCTTTATAACTTTTTTCACTTCTACAATAAACTGCCAAGTGTCTGCTTTAAAAAAACCAAACTTTTTTAAAACGACAGGGAGGCGGATCTGTTTAACCCTCCTGAGCTTTTCAAAAAAAGGTCACCACTTGGCctattttttaggttatttatacaCTGCGTGACTAATATGCTGTATGTAGATTTTATTCaagattgtatttaaaaatagTCCCCGAAAACTTTTGACCACTTAGATtaatcaaatgattttttttaattcagactgCATATCTAAAAAAAAGTCACTCAAGTTTTGAAACACCCAGATTGAGGaaaccatttttattattatattatatttgcccCACCAACGCTGTTAATCCATTCAAACTCAAGGTAGATACTTTTAAATTCTTTCGATCACTTCAACTTAAgaatttttttccccctaaatcTAGTCTATCTAGGCCTATCATGGGTACTTCGGTGCAGTCAATCTCCACTGTTGATAACATGGCACCTGCTAGAGAGATTACACCTTTCAGAAAGAAATCTAGTTTTGTTCCTTATTCGAATCTGAACCATTTTATTACTACATACAAAAATCTAGTAGAAAACGAGTTCACCAAGATATGTAAAAAAACACGccaaaagaaaattaatttgtCACATTCTGAATTAAAGAGTTTGAATGAACTAGAAAAGAGATTAGATATTCTTATTCGCCCTGCTGATAAAGGGGGTTCGATTGTTGTAATGAGTACTGATAAGTATAACTTGAGTATTATGTCCCAACTTATTGACAAAGATTGCTATACTCCATTAACTCAAAATCCCCTAAAACAGCATAAAGTGGAGATTGATCAGCTATTGGAGAAGGCACTACATAGGGGTTGGattactgaaaaagaaaaagattttttaactgtaaaacatCCTGTATGCCCCGTGTTTTATGGACTTCCCAAAATACATAAATCCCTTATTGAGCCACCACTCAGGCCCATTGTGTCTAGTATTGGCTGTCTAACTGAACCGTTGTCACAGTATCTCGACTtctttttgaaaaaatatgtatgtgaatTACCATCTTTTCTAGGCGATACATCTGACATAAGACTTTTGGATTCGTTTGAATGTGATCATGATTTCATGTTGGTAACTTGTGATGTGCAAAGCTTATGTACTGCATTCCTCACGAAGCAGGGACTGAGGCGTTACTACACTTCTTTGAGAGACGGGCCACGGATATAGTTCCTCCCAACGAATTCTTACTGACATTGTCAGAAGTCATTTTAACAATGAACTATTTCCAATTTGCGGGCCATTATTATCTACAAAAGTGTGGGGTCAGTATGGGGAGTTGCTTTGCACCATTGTATGCATGCCTAGTATTGGGTTTTTGGGAAGCTAAATTCATCGATAATCCTGTTAACAACTTATTTCTTCCTAAAATTCCTTTGTGGAAGAGATacattgatgatgttttcttcATCTGGACAGGGACCTTGTCCGAATTGGAGATTTTCATGGCCTATATTAACTCTACCACATCCTTTCTGAGATTCACAGTAGAACAATCTACAGACAATATCAACTTTTTAGATTTGACTATTCACAAAAATTCCCAAGGAGGTTTAGTAACATCGATCTATCGTAAACCTCTTAGCAGAAATACTATCCTCAGAGCAGATAGCCATCATCCTAAACAACTTATTAAAAATATTCCTATTGGCCAATTTTTACGGCTTAGAAGAAATTGTAGTAACGATGCCGAGTTTGAGCGCGGAGCAGTAGAAATGAAAGAACGCTTTCGTAATAGGGGCTATACTGAAAATGACATCTCCGCAGCTTATGAACGAGCTAGATCGACGCAACGATCACATCTCTTGATTAAAACCAAACACGTCTCTAGACAAAGACTTTGCTTCTCCACTGAGTTCTCTCATATTGGTGGAGAAATAAAGCATGTGATTAAGAAACATTGGCACATCTTGCAGAGCGATCCAGCTCTTAAAGATATTTGTGCAGAATCGCCGCGCATTACTTTTAAGCGTCCGCGCTCACTGAGAGATAGGTTGGTTCACACAACCATGAGCCCTTCACTTAAATCTACGTGGTTACCGGCTCCTCCTGTGGGTTTTTATAGATGTGGACATTGTACCCATTGCTCTAATTCAAATGATACTAAGCAATTTTTCCATCCTCAGTCAGGTAAAAAATACAAGATTAACtcctttattaattgtaataccaCCCATGTGATTTATATGTTGAAATGTCCATGTGGTTTAGTGTATGTAGGTCAGACGAAACGCCCCCTTAAATTACGCATTGCAGAACATAAAGCAGCAATTCGGAACCGTAATATGGACTATGCAATTGCGAGACATTATGTACAAGCTAATCACGGCTCTAATGCGTCCTTAAAATTTTGGGGGATTGAAAGAATTCTACCCTCCCAACGAGGCGGCGATATAGTCAAGTACCTACTACAAAGAGAGGCGTTCTGGATTTTCACTCTTAACACAGTGGAACCTAATGGTCTGAATGAGGAACTGGGTCTCTCATGCTTTTTGTAATTCACACTGGTGTACACCTGAGTgcctaattatgattaattaattgatgtacCACACCCATCTAGGCTTGTGGCCAATGATTTGAACTTCAATGCTATATTAAAtctaacaacatgtatgttagaccctataccatctaagctcctgaaagaggtgcttccagaagtcatagatcctcttctgactattattaattcctcattgtcattaggacatgtccccaaaaccttcaaactggctgttattaagcctctcatcaaaaaaccacaacttgaccccaaagaactagttaattatagaccaatcttgaatctcccttttctgtccaagatactagaaaaggtggtatccacacaattatattccttcttagagaaaaatggtatatgt
The sequence above is drawn from the Carassius carassius chromosome 31, fCarCar2.1, whole genome shotgun sequence genome and encodes:
- the numb gene encoding protein numb homolog isoform X1; this encodes MNKLRQSFRRKKDVYVPESSRPHQWQTDEEAVRGRKCSFAVKYLGHVEVEESRGMHICEDAVKRLKTDRKFFKGFFAKAGKKAVRAVLWVSADGLRVVDDKTKDLILDQTIEKVSFCAPDRNFEHAFSYICRDGTTRRWICHCFMAIKDSGERLSHAVGCAFAACLERKQKREKECGVTATFDANRTTFTREGSFRVTTATEQAEREEVMRQLQDAKKDSEGVLGGSSVGVSNPVVTLAGPNGSSSSPPLPMTTLAPQEANPHAIPRRHATVEALARQGSFRAFSALSQKTSPFKRQMSLRMNELPSTMQRKSDFPIRNTVPEVEGEGDSISSLCTQITSTFSGPPEDPFSSAPMPKPTSSPQSPSAPVNGAVPGFNPPSVTVIAAANSPVLPPPLPVRETNPWAKTPNTAPTPAHIGSEWAKPAPTAGASPVVSAAFPTPPSSHKRTPSEADRWLEEVTKSVRAQQPAVIARTNTPPAQQPFPAPVPVPTAPGPSAPFMPGIPPSAVPTVPPRQPAFHTQAPASFPVSNGIPFVQPAFPVVGITPSQMVANVFGSATQTQPIAVPVQVPQALLQSSPFSTPPTGQFDTQAVCSPFGKPLLPPVTNATVLQPPKVNATFNGANSWAAVSSPGQSVAVQQQADAFEAQWAALESRSQQRTAPSPTNPFSTELHKTFEIQL
- the numb gene encoding protein numb homolog isoform X2 translates to MNKLRQSFRRKKDVYVPESSRPHQWQTDEEAVRGRKCSFAVKYLGHVEVEESRGMHICEDAVKRLKTAGKKAVRAVLWVSADGLRVVDDKTKDLILDQTIEKVSFCAPDRNFEHAFSYICRDGTTRRWICHCFMAIKDSGERLSHAVGCAFAACLERKQKREKECGVTATFDANRTTFTREGSFRVTTATEQAEREEVMRQLQDAKKDSEGVLGGSSVGVSNPVVTLAGPNGSSSSPPLPMTTLAPQEANPHAIPRRHATVEALARQGSFRAFSALSQKTSPFKRQMSLRMNELPSTMQRKSDFPIRNTVPEVEGEGDSISSLCTQITSTFSGPPEDPFSSAPMPKPTSSPQSPSAPVNGAVPGFNPPSVTVIAAANSPVLPPPLPVRETNPWAKTPNTAPTPAHIGSEWAKPAPTAGASPVVSAAFPTPPSSHKRTPSEADRWLEEVTKSVRAQQPAVIARTNTPPAQQPFPAPVPVPTAPGPSAPFMPGIPPSAVPTVPPRQPAFHTQAPASFPVSNGIPFVQPAFPVVGITPSQMVANVFGSATQTQPIAVPVQVPQALLQSSPFSTPPTGQFDTQAVCSPFGKPLLPPVTNATVLQPPKVNATFNGANSWAAVSSPGQSVAVQQQADAFEAQWAALESRSQQRTAPSPTNPFSTELHKTFEIQL
- the numb gene encoding protein numb homolog isoform X4, coding for MNKLRQSFRRKKDVYVPESSRPHQWQTDEEAVRGRKCSFAVKYLGHVEVEESRGMHICEDAVKRLKTAGKKAVRAVLWVSADGLRVVDDKTKDLILDQTIEKVSFCAPDRNFEHAFSYICRDGTTRRWICHCFMAIKDSGERLSHAVGCAFAACLERKQKREKECGVTATFDANRTTFTREGSFRVTTATEQAEREEVMRQLQDAKKDSEGVLGGSSVGVSNPVVTLAGPNGSSSSPPLPMTTLAPQEANPHAIPRRHATVEALARQGSFRAFSALSQKTSPFKRQMSLRMNELPSTMQRKSDFPIRNTVPEVEGEGDSISSLCTQITSTFSGPPEDPFSSAPMPKPTSSPQSPSAPGSEWAKPAPTAGASPVVSAAFPTPPSSHKRTPSEADRWLEEVTKSVRAQQPAVIARTNTPPAQQPFPAPVPVPTAPGPSAPFMPGIPPSAVPTVPPRQPAFHTQAPASFPVSNGIPFVQPAFPVVGITPSQMVANVFGSATQTQPIAVPVQVPQALLQSSPFSTPPTGQFDTQAVCSPFGKPLLPPVTNATVLQPPKVNATFNGANSWAAVSSPGQSVAVQQQADAFEAQWAALESRSQQRTAPSPTNPFSTELHKTFEIQL
- the numb gene encoding protein numb homolog isoform X3, producing the protein MNKLRQSFRRKKDVYVPESSRPHQWQTDEEAVRGRKCSFAVKYLGHVEVEESRGMHICEDAVKRLKTDRKFFKGFFAKAGKKAVRAVLWVSADGLRVVDDKTKDLILDQTIEKVSFCAPDRNFEHAFSYICRDGTTRRWICHCFMAIKDSGERLSHAVGCAFAACLERKQKREKECGVTATFDANRTTFTREGSFRVTTATEQAEREEVMRQLQDAKKDSEGVLGGSSVGVSNPVVTLAGPNGSSSSPPLPMTTLAPQEANPHAIPRRHATVEALARQGSFRAFSALSQKTSPFKRQMSLRMNELPSTMQRKSDFPIRNTVPEVEGEGDSISSLCTQITSTFSGPPEDPFSSAPMPKPTSSPQSPSAPGSEWAKPAPTAGASPVVSAAFPTPPSSHKRTPSEADRWLEEVTKSVRAQQPAVIARTNTPPAQQPFPAPVPVPTAPGPSAPFMPGIPPSAVPTVPPRQPAFHTQAPASFPVSNGIPFVQPAFPVVGITPSQMVANVFGSATQTQPIAVPVQVPQALLQSSPFSTPPTGQFDTQAVCSPFGKPLLPPVTNATVLQPPKVNATFNGANSWAAVSSPGQSVAVQQQADAFEAQWAALESRSQQRTAPSPTNPFSTELHKTFEIQL